A single genomic interval of Rhodopseudomonas palustris harbors:
- the rsmA gene encoding 16S rRNA (adenine(1518)-N(6)/adenine(1519)-N(6))-dimethyltransferase RsmA, with translation MSAIDDLPPLREVIRRHDLAARKSLGQNFLLDLNLTARIARAAGPLAGVTVVEIGPGPGGLTRALLATGAKRVIAIERDERALGALEEIAAHYPGRLEIISGDAMEFDPRPLLNGDRARIVANLPYNIATPLLIGWLCAEPWPPWYEMMVLMFQREVAQRIVAHHDDDAYGRLAVLANWRAETQMLFDISPSAFVPPPKVTSSVVRLVPRAQPEPCDRAALEQVAAAAFGQRRKMLRQSLKSLGVDPAQLTAAAGIDPARRAETVPVSGFVAMANELANSRAIRTQA, from the coding sequence ATGAGCGCGATCGACGATTTGCCGCCGCTGCGCGAGGTCATCCGGCGACATGATCTCGCCGCACGGAAATCGCTCGGCCAGAACTTCCTGCTCGATCTCAATCTGACGGCGCGCATCGCGCGAGCAGCCGGGCCACTCGCGGGCGTCACGGTGGTCGAGATCGGCCCCGGTCCAGGCGGCCTCACCCGCGCGCTGCTGGCGACCGGTGCTAAACGCGTGATCGCGATCGAGCGAGACGAACGAGCGCTCGGCGCGCTGGAGGAAATCGCTGCACACTATCCCGGCCGCCTCGAAATCATCAGCGGTGACGCGATGGAATTCGATCCGCGCCCGCTGCTGAATGGCGACCGCGCCCGGATCGTCGCCAACCTACCGTACAACATCGCCACCCCGCTGCTGATCGGCTGGCTGTGCGCCGAGCCGTGGCCGCCGTGGTACGAGATGATGGTGCTGATGTTTCAGCGCGAGGTGGCCCAGCGCATCGTCGCGCATCATGACGACGACGCTTATGGCCGGCTCGCAGTGCTGGCGAATTGGCGCGCCGAGACGCAGATGCTGTTCGATATTTCGCCGTCCGCCTTTGTGCCACCACCGAAGGTGACCTCCTCAGTGGTGCGCCTGGTGCCCCGCGCGCAACCGGAGCCGTGCGATCGAGCCGCGCTCGAACAGGTTGCAGCCGCCGCGTTCGGCCAACGCCGAAAGATGCTGCGTCAGAGCCTCAAATCGCTTGGCGTCGATCCGGCACAGCTCACAGCCGCCGCCGGGATCGATCCGGCGCGGCGTGCCGAGACCGTGCCGGTGTCCGGTTTTGTTGCCATGGCGAACGAATTGGCCAATAGTCGCGCGATAAGAACACAAGCCTGA
- a CDS encoding LPS-assembly protein LptD has translation MAALHGKLSTKRRRTKVRRERVVTAVLLTPFAVLALAGGMQAVAIDSASAQGYTYNPRPARPKPPPPPAANNGQMLVQASEVNYDYNNKRVAAVGNVQMYYNGTTVEADRLVYDQDTKRLRAEGNVRMTDADGKITYANFLDLSDDYRDGFVDSLRVDTAQDTRIAASRADRTGGNYNVFQNGVYTACAPCKDDPKKPPLWQVKGARIIHDQTDKMLYFEDARIEFFGVPLAYMPYLSTPDPTVARKTGFLMPAYTSNTTFGSGFEIPFYWALAPDYDVTITPRITTKQGVLMQGEFRQRLLDGAYEVRAYGINQSDPAAFGTNTPGNRDLRGAVDTKGQFALNDKWVWGWEGVLMSDRAFFLDYRLAQYRDSWGTFLNQSTEATSQIYLTGVGNRSYFDIRAIHYLGWAAADIQGQIPVVHPVLDYSKTLDQNIFGGEFSYKTNLTSLSRQTAQFDPVTTIANTTGLCLNTSADPLARLPSSCLLRGVPGTYTRLTAQADWRRSFTDPYGQIWTPFASLRADAIDASISNQPGVSNYLLPGDTQAMRLMPTVGLEYRYPFINVQPWGTTTIEPIAQVIIRPNESYAGKLPNEDAQTMVFDASNLFSVDKFSGYDRVEGGGRANVGVQATTQFDQGGSVNVLFGQSYQLFGLNSFAVADATNTGLDSGLAKPKSDYVGRVSYSPNSTYKFTTRARFNEATFNVERFEAEASASFNRWSVSMIYGNYGAQPDLGFLTRRQGILGTGTLKIASNWVVSGGARWDLEANKINQYIVGAGYVDDCFVLALNYVTGYSYANYGTTPTLNHSVMVQIGLRTIGMFTMQQSVSGASSGMFGQ, from the coding sequence ATGGCCGCCCTCCATGGAAAGCTGTCGACCAAGCGTCGGCGCACCAAGGTGCGCCGGGAACGTGTGGTGACGGCCGTATTGCTGACGCCGTTTGCCGTGCTCGCACTTGCGGGCGGGATGCAGGCGGTCGCGATCGATTCCGCCTCCGCTCAGGGGTACACCTACAATCCGCGCCCCGCCCGGCCGAAGCCGCCTCCGCCGCCGGCTGCCAACAATGGCCAGATGCTGGTTCAGGCCAGCGAGGTCAATTACGACTACAACAACAAGCGCGTCGCCGCGGTCGGCAACGTGCAGATGTATTACAACGGCACCACCGTCGAGGCTGATCGGCTGGTCTACGACCAGGACACCAAGCGGCTGCGCGCCGAGGGCAACGTCCGCATGACCGATGCGGACGGCAAGATCACCTACGCCAATTTCCTTGATCTGTCGGACGACTACCGCGACGGCTTCGTCGACTCGCTGCGGGTCGATACGGCGCAGGACACCCGCATCGCGGCGTCGCGCGCGGACCGCACCGGCGGCAATTACAACGTGTTCCAGAACGGCGTGTACACCGCGTGCGCGCCCTGCAAGGACGATCCGAAAAAGCCGCCGCTGTGGCAGGTCAAGGGTGCGCGGATCATCCACGACCAGACCGACAAGATGCTGTACTTCGAAGATGCTCGGATCGAGTTCTTCGGCGTCCCGCTCGCGTACATGCCGTATCTGTCGACCCCGGATCCGACGGTGGCGCGCAAGACCGGCTTCCTGATGCCGGCCTACACGAGCAACACGACGTTCGGCTCGGGCTTCGAGATCCCGTTCTATTGGGCGCTCGCGCCCGACTACGACGTCACGATCACCCCGCGCATCACCACCAAGCAAGGCGTGTTGATGCAAGGCGAGTTCCGGCAGCGGCTGCTGGACGGTGCCTACGAGGTCCGCGCCTACGGCATCAACCAGTCCGATCCAGCCGCCTTCGGAACGAACACCCCCGGCAACCGCGACCTCCGCGGTGCAGTCGACACCAAGGGCCAGTTCGCACTCAACGACAAGTGGGTGTGGGGCTGGGAAGGCGTGCTGATGTCCGATCGCGCGTTCTTCCTGGACTATCGGCTGGCGCAGTATCGCGACAGCTGGGGCACGTTCCTCAATCAATCGACCGAGGCAACGTCGCAGATCTATCTGACCGGCGTCGGCAACCGCTCGTATTTCGACATTCGCGCGATCCACTATCTCGGTTGGGCCGCTGCGGATATTCAGGGCCAGATTCCGGTCGTGCACCCGGTGCTCGACTATTCGAAGACGCTCGACCAGAACATTTTCGGTGGCGAGTTCAGCTACAAGACCAATCTGACCAGTCTGAGCCGGCAGACCGCGCAGTTCGATCCGGTCACGACCATCGCCAACACCACGGGGCTTTGCCTCAACACGTCGGCCGATCCGCTGGCGCGGCTTCCGTCGAGCTGCCTGCTGCGCGGCGTTCCCGGCACCTACACCCGGTTGACCGCGCAGGCCGACTGGCGGCGTTCGTTCACCGACCCCTACGGCCAGATCTGGACCCCGTTCGCATCGCTGCGCGCCGACGCGATCGACGCTTCGATTTCGAACCAGCCGGGCGTGTCGAACTATCTGCTGCCGGGCGACACTCAGGCGATGCGGCTGATGCCGACCGTCGGCCTGGAATATCGCTATCCGTTCATCAACGTTCAGCCCTGGGGCACCACCACGATCGAGCCGATCGCGCAGGTGATCATCCGCCCGAACGAGTCCTACGCCGGCAAGCTGCCGAACGAAGACGCGCAGACCATGGTGTTCGACGCCAGCAATCTGTTCAGCGTCGACAAGTTCTCCGGCTACGACCGCGTCGAAGGCGGCGGCCGCGCCAATGTCGGCGTCCAGGCAACCACGCAGTTCGATCAGGGCGGCTCGGTCAACGTGCTGTTCGGCCAGTCCTACCAACTGTTCGGCTTGAACTCGTTTGCGGTGGCGGACGCCACCAACACCGGTCTCGACTCCGGTCTGGCCAAGCCGAAATCCGACTATGTCGGCCGGGTGTCGTACTCGCCGAACTCGACCTATAAGTTCACGACCCGCGCCCGCTTCAACGAAGCGACGTTCAACGTCGAGCGGTTCGAAGCCGAGGCCAGCGCCAGCTTCAATCGCTGGTCGGTGAGCATGATCTACGGCAACTACGGGGCCCAGCCCGATCTCGGCTTCCTGACACGCCGTCAGGGCATTCTTGGAACCGGAACGCTCAAAATCGCATCCAATTGGGTGGTCTCGGGCGGTGCCCGTTGGGATCTTGAGGCCAACAAGATCAACCAATACATCGTCGGCGCCGGTTATGTGGACGACTGCTTCGTGTTGGCGCTGAACTACGTCACCGGATATTCCTACGCCAACTATGGAACGACGCCGACGCTCAACCACTCGGTCATGGTGCAGATCGGACTCCGCACCATCGGCATGTTCACGATGCAGCAGAGTGTGTCTGGCGCATCGAGCGGCATGTTCGGCCAATAG
- the pdxA gene encoding 4-hydroxythreonine-4-phosphate dehydrogenase PdxA, giving the protein MTGMAKPLALTLGEPAGIGPDIALAAWLQREQHGLPPFYLLGDAGCLSRRAKLLGLDVPLAEVKAEDAAAAFATTLPVVSTGQIATATPGQPDATSAPAAIASIEHAVADVRSGRAAAVVTNPIAKSVLYQAGFHHPGHTEFLAELAKRDGIVPQPVMMLWCPALAVVPVTIHVSLRDAITQLTTDLIVSTARIVVKDLRERLGIAQPRLALAGLNPHAGEDGALGLEDRAVVAPAVAILRREGIDARGPLPADTMFHAAARKTYDCAICMYHDQALIPIKTIAFDEGVNVTLGLLFIRTSPDHGTAFDIAGSGQANPSSLVAALKLAAQMASAKTA; this is encoded by the coding sequence ATGACCGGAATGGCAAAACCACTGGCGCTGACACTCGGCGAGCCTGCAGGGATCGGTCCCGATATCGCCCTGGCAGCGTGGCTGCAGCGCGAGCAACACGGACTACCGCCATTCTACCTTCTTGGTGACGCCGGCTGTCTGTCCCGTCGTGCCAAACTGCTTGGCCTCGACGTTCCACTGGCAGAGGTCAAAGCCGAAGACGCCGCAGCAGCGTTTGCGACAACCCTTCCGGTTGTCTCCACAGGACAGATCGCAACCGCGACGCCGGGCCAACCGGACGCCACCAGTGCGCCGGCCGCAATCGCGTCGATCGAGCACGCTGTGGCCGATGTCCGGAGCGGTCGCGCAGCCGCTGTCGTGACTAACCCAATCGCCAAGAGCGTGCTGTACCAGGCAGGCTTCCACCATCCCGGACACACCGAGTTTCTGGCCGAACTCGCCAAGCGAGACGGCATCGTGCCGCAGCCGGTGATGATGCTGTGGTGCCCTGCCCTCGCGGTCGTACCGGTGACGATTCATGTCTCGCTGCGCGACGCGATCACCCAACTCACCACTGATTTGATCGTGTCCACCGCGCGGATCGTCGTCAAAGACCTCCGCGAGCGACTGGGCATTGCGCAGCCTCGTTTGGCGCTGGCAGGGCTCAACCCCCACGCCGGCGAAGACGGCGCGCTTGGCCTAGAGGATCGGGCCGTGGTTGCACCCGCGGTGGCGATTCTGCGCCGTGAAGGGATCGACGCGCGCGGACCGTTGCCGGCAGATACAATGTTCCATGCGGCAGCACGAAAGACCTATGACTGCGCGATCTGCATGTATCACGATCAGGCGCTGATCCCGATCAAGACCATCGCCTTCGATGAGGGCGTCAACGTCACGCTCGGTCTCCTCTTCATCCGGACCTCGCCCGATCACGGCACAGCGTTCGATATCGCCGGCAGTGGACAAGCCAACCCGTCGAGTCTGGTCGCGGCCTTGAAGCTGGCCGCACAGATGGCATCGGCCAAAACCGCATGA
- a CDS encoding peptidylprolyl isomerase, whose protein sequence is MTSKLSLRIIGLALCCAAAALSLGTTQGQAQSVVVMVNGEPITNFDIDQRSKLNRMSHKADSRQQVLEDLIDEKVKIKEAKKYGVNPSDSDIDSSFSTMASRMRMSTAQMTNMLAAQGIRPDTLKSRIRAEMVWASLVRGRFKDSLQVSEREVQAQLKGGDDTKAVESFEYQLRPVVMIVSRGSVSESLDARRKEAEQLRGRISSCAEADRVFKAMPNAAIRGIVIKTSADLPPALREILDKTPVGHLTPPEVTKQGIEMVALCERKQSTADTPRKREIREKLFGEKFQAKSKEYLQEVRKAAMIEYR, encoded by the coding sequence ATGACGAGCAAGCTTTCCCTTCGCATCATTGGCTTGGCGCTGTGCTGTGCGGCGGCGGCGCTGAGTCTTGGAACGACGCAGGGCCAGGCTCAGTCGGTGGTGGTGATGGTCAATGGCGAACCGATCACCAATTTCGACATCGATCAGCGCTCGAAGCTGAACCGGATGTCGCACAAGGCGGACAGCCGGCAGCAGGTGCTCGAGGATCTGATCGACGAGAAGGTCAAGATCAAGGAAGCCAAGAAGTACGGCGTCAATCCCAGCGATTCCGACATCGACTCCTCCTTCTCCACGATGGCGTCGCGGATGCGGATGAGCACCGCGCAAATGACGAATATGCTGGCCGCTCAAGGCATTCGGCCGGACACGTTGAAGTCGCGGATCAGGGCCGAGATGGTCTGGGCGAGCCTGGTGCGCGGCCGATTCAAGGACAGCTTGCAGGTCAGCGAGCGCGAAGTTCAGGCGCAGCTCAAGGGCGGCGACGACACAAAGGCCGTCGAGAGCTTCGAATATCAACTCCGGCCGGTGGTGATGATCGTGTCGCGCGGCTCGGTTTCGGAATCGCTCGATGCCCGGCGCAAGGAAGCGGAGCAGCTTCGCGGCCGCATCTCGAGCTGTGCCGAGGCCGATCGCGTGTTCAAGGCAATGCCCAATGCGGCGATCCGCGGCATCGTGATCAAGACCTCCGCTGACCTGCCGCCGGCGCTCCGCGAGATCCTCGACAAGACGCCGGTGGGCCACCTCACCCCGCCCGAAGTCACCAAACAGGGCATCGAGATGGTCGCGCTGTGCGAGCGGAAGCAGTCGACCGCCGATACGCCGCGCAAACGCGAAATTCGCGAGAAGCTGTTCGGCGAGAAATTCCAGGCAAAGTCGAAAGAGTATCTGCAGGAAGTGCGTAAAGCCGCGATGATCGAGTATCGCTGA